DNA sequence from the Bombus huntii isolate Logan2020A chromosome 7, iyBomHunt1.1, whole genome shotgun sequence genome:
gcaatttatttcatctttcaACAATCCCAaacttcttaaatataatttatatatgtcggagataagaggacaccggcgccttccctctgaaacctcgggaaaatccataaaaacattgtaattaaaatctacagttgtaactaaacgatttgccgtcattctaaccaattgtatttgtttgagacttgtgacaatgagcttgggctcaaggcgacaattagtcgccgaacgtggccgcggtcaacgggacgaactctccatctaacaaagacattgagtaatcctatagctctccttaaaagaaagatttgtagcggcacgtggcagtaaacattccaacggtttctgtcccgtagcttgccacacgcagatcctattctccgggcaggatgtttaccagatgtcgacgcgtctccacagtacgtgatcggctagcccgaagaccgtcataaacactaatatctagttacctaaaatccttcaacagatacacagtctttgttccagttacgggaagacaggagagacctatttttccacgaacgacgtctcccactagcaaccctccctcaagggcaactagcatccttttctaactaccgatatggagattggccaattagcagcaaagtcaatttcccttacttttcgaacgtaggatgtccccgacgaatccgatgatctcgtgtccttagacacaccccgtcatagttttcctctggggtatcaccgggacggaaagtcattctctcttgcggtctcatcgacaaaaaaaaaaagagattaacGCCAGCGACTATTAACACAGAATCCAACTTAGAtctttgcgagtgcgtacagctaccgtcccgttgtccgcgggttcgttattgaacctaggatcattgtcattagtttctcgagtatctaattaccacggttacttgtccggttctatggtaatcgtatttgcactagccaatgtcttctctattgcataacgacgacgtgtaatccaaacgaagattcgctttacgcccctaaccctaattctaatgtaaacccgacgtatatatatgtcggagatgaaagaacaccagAGCCtgtggaattttggataatcccgcaacattgtaacctagaatctactatagctgtaattgaacaattgtagttattcaacccgattgtaattgttcgagagtcgtgataatgagcttgggctcgaggcgacagtcagtcgccgaacatagccgcggtcacgggatgaacgctttgtctaacaaaggtatggagtaattctatagctctccttaaaagaaatattcgtggcgacacgcgacagtaaacattccaacggtttctgtcccgtggctcgccacacgcagaccctattcttcgagtaaggtgattgccagatgtcgatgcgtctccgcagtacatgttcggctagcccgagggcccgttataaatcttaaggtttagttaactaaagtccttcaaacagacaagcAGTCtctgtcccaactacgggaagataggggagacatatttttcaacgagcggcgtctcccactagcaactttccctcgagggcggctagcatctttttctaaccaccgatatggagattgaccaattagcagcaacgccaatttcccttactttctgaacgaaggcttttctcgacgaatccgatgatctcgtatccttagatacaccccattatagttttcctctgtggcatcatcgggacgggaaaggcattctcgctcgcgatctcatcgataaaagagtaacgtcttcgcgatcagtggttatttcacgttttaaccagacttagactttgtgagtacgttctgttgtcatcccgttggccgcggattcgttattgagccCGAGAGCATCGTCACTCGTGTCGCGAGTGCCGAACCGCCGTGATCAATTGTCGAGACTGTACTAATTCTATCATTGCAATAAACTACACTTGTGTGTACCGTATCAATGGCTAATCCTCGAGAAGATTCCTTTGTCGTTCACAACCCCACTCCCAGTGCCAatccgacatcagaagtgggatcagaaCGGCTTCGAGCGCTGGAAGGGCAGGTCGCTGTCATGAACAACCTAATTCATACGCTAATGCAAAGGCCAAATACGGGAACCACCAAATTACCACATTTTAACCCAGAAGTCGCAGGCGCCGACCCAGCCGCGTGGTGCGCGGCTGTTAGTAGGGCCATGAAGAACAACCCCCTACGAGATGACGCGCTATACTCTGCCTTAAGTGACTCTCTACAGGGTTCTGCAGCACATTGGCTGGCACGAATGACGGGAGACGGAGAGGTTACTTGGTCTACCGTTAAGGAACGATTCCTTATACATTTCGGTGGCCGAGAGACGACGTCCTCATCGTTAATCAAGATATCCAGGGAACCGCGGGGAGTGGGCGAATCCACGGGGGCGTTTGCCGGCCGTGTCCGTTCCCTCCTGCAGACGCGGTGGCAACATTCTACGCTAGACGAAATACTTAACGCTGTCACTCTCTACATATTAATTCCACACGACCAACGTCTTAAACGATTGGCCCTCACGAGCGATATCAGAACGGAGGACCAATTTCTGAGCGAAATGCTACCCTTTTGTTACGAAGAAGAGTCGACATTTTCGCCGAGAGATGCACCGGCGGAACCCGAAGCTAAGCGACGCAAGTTATCGGGCCACCAGACGAGGTGTCATTACTGTGGTACTCTCGGACACAGAATAAAGGACTGCCGCAAGAGGATGCAGAACGAACAGCAGAGGGATGCACGACGCCAGGAAGGAAGCCGACCGGCCGCACCGTCCAAGGCGGTTTGCTACAGGTGTCATGCGGAAGGCCATATCGCACCTAACTGCCCGGCACGACGGGACGGTAGACCAGGCTCCAAGGATGAGCGTAAAGTCAATTCCTGCGTGGTGGAGTCCCCAGCCGGTAGTTTAAGTCATCTGGGTGAGTCGTTCCCATTTTACTTCGATTCCGGAGCCGAGTGCTCATTAATTAGAGAATCTGTCGCTCCGAAATTCTCCGGTAGGAGAACGACAGATATAGTAGTTATGCGAGGAATAGGAAACACCTGCGTTAAGAGTGCATCCCAGATCTTATCTACGGTACGCATTAACTGTTTTACATTGGAGATAACCTTCCACGTTCTAGCCGATAGTCACTTGCATTATGATATCATGATTGGCCGCGAGATCTTAAGCCAGGGTTTTGATGTAACTATTACACGAAATAGTGtcgatatttgtaaaacgAAGACTATTAATGCCTGTAGTAAAACCTCCGAAGACGAGATCAATATCAATGCGGTTAACACTGACGTGGTTGGTAACGATAAAAGTCGGTTAATTTCTGTTCTcgagaaattcaaaaattcattCATTACGGGCTTCCCACGTACTCGCGTAAGCACGGGCCAGTTAGAAATACGGTTAATCGATCCTAATGTCACCGTGCAAAGAAGTCCTTACCGACTTAGCGAAGAAGAGCGTAGGATAGTGCGTGAGAGAATAGACGAGTTAATTAGAGCAAAAATCGTGAGGCCGAGCAACtcaccgttcgcgagccctatcTTACTTGTAAAGAAGAAAGACGGCTCAGATAGACTGTGCGTAGATTTTCGggcataaaataaaaatacggtcgcgAACCGGTATTCCCTACCCCTCATCGCGGAtcaaatcgcgagattgcagaAGGCGAGATACTTCATTAGTCTGGACATGGCCAGCGGATTCCACCAAattcccattcatcctaattcGACGGAATATACGGCGTTCGTTACACCCGACGGGCAATGCGAGTACGTGACTATGCCGTTCGGATTGAAAAATGCACCATCGCACCATTCTCAACgccttaggcgacctcgcGTATTCGTTCGTTGATGTTTACTTGGACGACGTCCTAATTATTGCCGACTCAGTAGATCAAGCCCTAGAAATGTTGAGCACCGTATTAGATACCCTCGTGAAAGCCGGATTCTCCTTTAACTTTTCAAAATGCTCCTTTTTAAAGACATCGGTACTCTACTTGGGATATGTAATTCGTAACGGAGAAGTCCGTCCAAACCCGGGTAAAATACAAGCCTTGAGTTCTTTATCTGCACCGTCGACCGTCACATGGGacgttacgttatgacgtattacgttatatggtataacgttataacgtattacgttatatgggatgacgttataacgtattccgttatatgggatgacgttataacgtatttcgttatatgggatgacgttataacgtatttcgttatatggtatgacgtcataacgtattacgttatatgggatgacgttataacgtattacgttatatgggatgacgttataacgtatttcgttatatggtatgacgttataacgtattacgttatatggtatgacgttagaaaatattaagttatatgggatgacgttagaacgtatttcgttatatggtatgacgttaaaacgtattacgttatatgttatgacgttagaacgtattacgttatatggtatgacgttatacgtattacgttatatggtatgacgttatagcgtattacgttatatgggatgacgttataacgttataacgtattaagttatatgggatgacgttataacgtattacgttataacgttataagatataacgtaatacgttataacgtcatcccatataacgtaatactttctaacgtcataccatataacgtaatacgttataacgtcataccatataacgaaatacgttatagcgacatcccatataacgtaatacgttataacgtcataccatataacgtaatacgttataacgtcataccatataacgaaatacgttatagcgtcatcccatataacgtaatacgttataacgctataccatataaaataatacgttataacgtcataccatataacgtaatacgttataacgtcataccatataacgtattacgttataaagttatagcatatgacgttatacgttataacgacatagcatacaacgtattacgttataacgttatacaatgtaacgtaatgcgttctaacgtcataccatataacgtattacgctatgaagttatagcatatgacgttatacgttataacgacgtagcatacaacgtattacgttataacgtcataaaatataacgaaatacgttataacgtcatcccatataacgtaatactttctaatgtcatatcttataacgtaatacgttataacgacatacaatataacgtaatacgttataacgttataccatataacgtaatacgtcataacgtcgtcccatataacgtaatactttctaatgtcataccatataacgtaacacgtcataacgtcataccatataacgtaatacgttataacgtcatcccatataacgtaatacgttataacgtcatcccatataacgtaatactttataacgtcataccatataacgtaatacgttataacgttatcccatataacgcattacgttatatcgttataccatataacgtatgacgttataacgtcataccgcataacgtaatactttctaatgtcataccatataacgtaatactttataacgtcataccatataacgtaatacgtcatatcgtcataccatataacgtaacacgttaaacgtcataccatataacgaaatacgttataacgttgtcccatataacggaatacgttataacgttatcccatataacgtaatacgtcataacgtcgacccatgtaacgtaatacgttataacgtcatcccatataacgtaatactttataacgtcataccatataacgtaatacgttataacgttatcccatataacgcattacgttatatcgttataccatataacgtatgacgttataacgtcataccacataacgtaatactttctaatgtcataccatataacgtaatactttataacgtcataccatataacgtaatacgtcatatcgtcataccatataacataacacgttataacgtcataccatataacgtattacgttatgaggttatagcatatgacgttatacgttataacgacatagcatacaacgtattacgttataacgttatacaatgtaacgtaatacgttctaacgtcatatcatataacgtattacgttatgaagttatagcatatgacgctatacgttataacgacatagcatacaacgtattacgttataacgtcataaaatataacgaaatacgttataacgtcatcccatatgacgtaatactttctaatgccatatcttataacgtaatacgttataacgacatacaatataacgtaatacgttataacgttataccatataacgtaatacgtcataacgtcgtcccatataacgtaatacgttataccggcataccatataacgtaatacgttataacgtcataccatataacgtaatacgttataacgtcatcccatataacgtaatacgttataacgtcatcccatataacgtaatac
Encoded proteins:
- the LOC126868068 gene encoding uncharacterized protein LOC126868068, with the translated sequence MANPREDSFVVHNPTPSANPTSEVGSERLRALEGQVAVMNNLIHTLMQRPNTGTTKLPHFNPEVAGADPAAWCAAVSRAMKNNPLRDDALYSALSDSLQGSAAHWLARMTGDGEVTWSTVKERFLIHFGGRETTSSSLIKISREPRGVGESTGAFAGRVRSLLQTRWQHSTLDEILNAVTLYILIPHDQRLKRLALTSDIRTEDQFLSEMLPFCYEEESTFSPRDAPAEPEAKRRKLSGHQTRCHYCGTLGHRIKDCRKRMQNEQQRDARRQEGSRPAAPSKAVCYRCHAEGHIAPNCPARRDGRPGSKDERKVNSCVVESPAGSLSHLGESFPFYFDSGAECSLIRESVAPKFSGRRTTDIVVMRGIGNTCVKSASQILSTVRINCFTLEITFHVLADSHLHYDIMIGREILSQGFDVTITRNSVDICKTKTINACSKTSEDEININAVNTDVVGNDKSRLISVLEKFKNSFITGFPRTRVSTGQLEIRLIDPNVTVQRSPYRLSEEERRIVRERIDELIRAKIVRPSNSPFASPILLVKKKDGSDRLCVDFRA